From one Candidatus Marinimicrobia bacterium CG08_land_8_20_14_0_20_45_22 genomic stretch:
- a CDS encoding MFS transporter, giving the protein MTNSFEAVFRSLHHRNFRLYFYGQSISLIGTWIQRIAVPWLVYSLTDSAFLLGLVGFAGQIPTFLLTPFAGVLVDRWNRRTILITTQVLAMIQSLLLAFLFFDKSLGVWHIVFLSVFLGCINAFDMPVRQAFIVDMIEKRADLGNAIALNSSMVNSARWIGPSIAGVLISLTGEGICFLLNGISYIFVIVFLLLMKIPPQKENSQNTDVLQELKEGFNYTFGFTPIRYIIFLLALVSLMGMPYTVLMPVFAKNILHGGPHTFGFLMGASGIGALVGALYMASKKGVLGLGKNIPLFSAVFGVGLIAFALSRSFLFSLILLLITAFGMLIQMTASNTILQTITDDDKRGRVMSFYTMAFMGTVPFGSLLAGALASSVGAPNTLIIGGVTIIIGAVVFARKLPELRKMVHPIYIRLGIVPEVASVIQTATELTSPPEE; this is encoded by the coding sequence ATGACAAATAGTTTTGAAGCTGTCTTTCGTTCACTTCATCATAGAAACTTTCGCCTTTATTTCTATGGTCAAAGTATCTCACTGATCGGAACGTGGATACAGCGAATCGCCGTTCCTTGGTTGGTTTATAGTTTAACAGATTCCGCATTCTTGCTGGGCTTAGTTGGTTTTGCCGGTCAAATCCCAACATTTTTATTGACTCCTTTTGCCGGAGTTCTGGTTGACCGATGGAATCGCCGCACCATATTGATTACCACCCAAGTTTTGGCGATGATACAATCTCTACTTTTAGCCTTTCTATTTTTCGATAAATCTCTTGGGGTTTGGCATATTGTTTTTCTGAGTGTATTTCTGGGTTGTATCAACGCTTTCGACATGCCCGTGCGGCAGGCATTTATTGTCGATATGATAGAAAAAAGAGCGGATTTGGGAAATGCCATTGCGCTAAATTCCTCTATGGTAAACAGCGCGAGATGGATTGGACCTTCTATCGCAGGCGTACTCATTTCTCTTACGGGCGAAGGAATCTGTTTTCTTCTGAATGGGATCAGCTACATTTTTGTGATTGTTTTTCTTTTATTGATGAAAATTCCTCCACAAAAAGAAAATTCTCAAAACACGGACGTATTACAGGAGCTAAAAGAAGGGTTCAATTATACATTTGGGTTTACGCCAATTCGGTACATTATCTTTCTGCTTGCGCTAGTCAGTTTAATGGGAATGCCTTATACCGTGTTAATGCCTGTTTTTGCCAAGAACATCCTTCATGGCGGACCGCATACATTCGGTTTTTTGATGGGCGCTTCGGGTATAGGCGCTTTGGTTGGCGCTCTCTATATGGCGTCCAAAAAAGGCGTTTTAGGGCTGGGAAAAAATATCCCCCTGTTCTCGGCTGTTTTTGGCGTCGGACTTATTGCCTTTGCTTTATCTCGTTCTTTTCTATTTTCACTGATATTACTCCTGATAACTGCCTTTGGGATGTTAATACAAATGACGGCAAGCAATACTATTTTACAGACTATTACCGATGACGATAAACGTGGTCGCGTGATGAGTTTTTACACAATGGCTTTTATGGGAACCGTTCCTTTCGGAAGTTTGCTGGCGGGCGCATTGGCAAGTAGCGTTGGCGCGCCCAACACGCTGATAATCGGAGGCGTTACGATCATCATAGGCGCTGTTGTCTTTGCCAGAAAATTGCCTGAGTTAAGAAAGATGGTTCATCCTATTTATATTCGTTTGGGAATCGTCCCGGAAGTCGCTTCGGTCATTCAGACGGCAACAGAATTAACCAGCCCGCCGGAAGAATAG
- a CDS encoding methyltransferase has product MKDYSMTSRERVLATLNHEPVDRIPVDFGGHRSSGILAIAYARLKKYLGIRAGNIYVYDLPQQLAIVEPAVLDELGIDIIEMGRGFLTDDREWKDWVLSDGTPCKIPNYVRVEERAGDWYLLAIDGRELAVRRHGNPFMEQIHFPMAGRDFEHESFDDLEEQLNYTVWNGAATPDASFPLDGNGLQKLADGARNLRNSTDRAIVGLFDGSLFEIPQNLFRMENYFTYLALYPEAVLRLTEKLYAIHLQKLEKWLTAVGPYIDVILFSDDFGTQTGLFISRNMLRKFFKPFQRRLFKRARDLADVKIMLHSCGAIEPLLDDLIEAGVDAINPVQISSAGMDPTLLKAKYGQRICFWGGGCDPHRILPQSTPQEVAEHVRQQVAIMRRGGGFVFQQTHNIMPDARPENIVAMFRAVNPVSG; this is encoded by the coding sequence ATGAAAGATTATTCTATGACATCAAGAGAACGGGTTTTGGCGACGCTGAATCATGAACCGGTGGATCGGATTCCGGTCGATTTCGGCGGTCATCGTTCATCTGGCATCTTGGCGATAGCTTACGCCCGCCTGAAAAAATATCTCGGCATTCGCGCGGGTAATATCTATGTGTACGATTTGCCCCAGCAACTGGCAATCGTCGAACCGGCCGTTTTGGACGAACTCGGCATTGACATAATCGAAATGGGACGCGGCTTCCTGACCGACGACCGCGAATGGAAAGACTGGGTACTGTCGGACGGCACACCCTGTAAGATTCCAAATTACGTTCGTGTCGAGGAACGCGCCGGCGACTGGTATCTTCTGGCTATTGACGGCCGCGAGCTGGCCGTACGTAGGCACGGCAATCCTTTCATGGAGCAAATTCATTTTCCAATGGCTGGCCGCGACTTCGAGCACGAATCGTTCGACGATCTCGAGGAACAACTCAATTACACAGTGTGGAACGGCGCGGCGACTCCCGATGCCAGCTTTCCGCTCGATGGAAACGGCCTGCAGAAACTCGCCGACGGCGCCAGAAATTTGCGCAATTCGACCGACCGCGCCATCGTCGGACTTTTCGATGGAAGCCTATTCGAGATTCCGCAAAATCTCTTCCGGATGGAAAATTATTTTACTTACCTGGCGCTTTACCCGGAAGCCGTCCTGCGCCTGACCGAAAAATTATACGCCATTCACCTGCAGAAATTGGAAAAATGGCTGACCGCGGTCGGGCCTTATATCGATGTAATTTTATTCAGCGACGACTTTGGCACCCAGACCGGATTGTTTATCTCAAGGAACATGTTGCGCAAATTTTTCAAACCTTTTCAGCGCAGGCTCTTTAAGCGCGCCAGAGACTTGGCCGACGTAAAAATCATGCTCCACTCCTGCGGCGCTATCGAGCCTCTGCTTGACGATCTGATCGAGGCCGGTGTGGATGCCATTAATCCGGTGCAGATTTCCAGCGCCGGCATGGACCCGACCCTGCTGAAAGCCAAATATGGACAGCGGATTTGCTTCTGGGGCGGCGGCTGCGATCCACATCGGATTCTACCCCAATCAACTCCGCAGGAAGTCGCCGAACATGTCCGTCAACAGGTTGCCATTATGCGCCGGGGCGGCGGATTTGTCTTTCAGCAGACGCACAATATTATGCCCGACGCACGCCCCGAAAATATCGTCGCCATGTTCCGGGCAGTAAACCCAGTCAGCGGCTGA
- a CDS encoding glycerol-3-phosphate ABC transporter ATP-binding protein, giving the protein MANIELKNLTKVFGKETTVIKNLNLTINDGEFYVLVGPSGCGKSTTLRIIAGLEEATEGEVYIDGKLVNNVAPKDRDIAMVFQNYALYPHMTVYENMAFGLKLRNISKSEIDKRVKETAEILELTNLLKRKPKQLSGGQSQRVALGRAIVRNPKVFLFDEPLSNLDAKLRLQMRTEIKKLHQQLKITMVYVTHDQVEAMTMGDRISVMKDGLVYQVDSPLELYRKPADIFVAGFIGNPSMNFVHGVIKMENGLLLDEGQCQIQIPTDHPQQLEEFIGREIVMGIRPEDIHLAQTASAGAPIKLKLELTEPLGNEVIAYFTTGKTVIVSRAGQIIQPDSDGCCQIWIDMDKIHYFDPTTQKRL; this is encoded by the coding sequence ATGGCAAATATTGAACTAAAGAATCTGACCAAGGTTTTCGGCAAGGAAACCACCGTTATTAAAAACCTGAACCTGACCATCAATGACGGCGAATTTTATGTACTGGTCGGTCCGTCCGGGTGCGGTAAGTCGACGACGCTGCGGATAATCGCTGGCCTGGAGGAAGCCACTGAAGGCGAAGTTTATATTGATGGCAAATTAGTCAATAATGTTGCCCCAAAAGATCGTGATATTGCCATGGTGTTTCAGAATTATGCGCTCTATCCGCACATGACGGTCTATGAAAATATGGCGTTTGGTCTCAAACTGCGCAATATCTCCAAAAGTGAAATAGATAAGCGGGTAAAAGAAACCGCTGAAATTCTCGAATTAACTAACCTTTTAAAACGTAAGCCGAAGCAGCTCTCCGGAGGTCAGAGTCAGCGAGTAGCCCTGGGCCGCGCCATCGTCCGCAATCCCAAAGTTTTTTTATTTGACGAACCACTATCGAATCTGGATGCCAAGCTGCGCCTCCAGATGCGGACGGAAATCAAGAAACTGCATCAGCAACTAAAGATTACGATGGTTTATGTCACTCATGACCAGGTCGAAGCTATGACGATGGGCGACCGGATTTCCGTCATGAAAGACGGGCTCGTATATCAGGTTGATTCACCGCTGGAACTCTATCGGAAACCGGCCGATATATTCGTAGCCGGTTTTATCGGCAATCCCAGCATGAATTTTGTACATGGTGTCATAAAAATGGAAAACGGTCTGCTGCTTGACGAAGGCCAGTGCCAAATTCAGATCCCTACCGATCATCCTCAACAATTGGAAGAATTTATCGGCCGGGAAATTGTAATGGGCATCCGGCCAGAAGATATTCATCTGGCTCAAACCGCATCGGCGGGCGCTCCCATCAAATTGAAACTGGAACTGACCGAGCCGCTTGGCAACGAGGTCATTGCCTATTTTACAACCGGTAAAACTGTGATCGTCAGCCGGGCTGGCCAGATTATTCAGCCGGATTCAGACGGCTGCTGTCAGATTTGGATTGATATGGACAAAATTCATTATTTCGATCCAACCACTCAAAAACGCCTCTGA